The window tatatatacatgtgtatatatatatacatgtgtatatatatatacatgtgtatatatatatacatgtgtatatatatatacatgtgtatatatatatacatgtgtatatatatatatacatgtgtatatatatttatatatatatatacacatgtcaaccctcgaaattagggtcggcaatgctgacctaaaagtgtctgaggtatatatatatatgttttacacATTTTAGATATGATCTTCCATTTGATCGCCATGATTGGATAGTAGATCGTAATGGAAAACAAGTTCGATAcattattgattattatgatataGGAGATGAAAATGGGTACAAAACTGGTGACTTTGTGGAACTAGATGTTCGTCCTGCATTCGACTCTTTTAGTGCTATTGTTGATCGTTCTAGGGCTGCAAGTCTGAGGTGGGCAGCAGAGGCTATGGCCTGGTGGAATCAAAGACAAAAATCTCctgaagtaaaataaattttttaacctcTAAATTTAGAACATTAGTAAAAATGGCAGTCCTTACATTTGGTTCAATGTTCTGAAATGTACATGAAAcaatgaaacattaaaaaattctgttacATTTTTTTGCTGATTGTGCAGAGTTATTATTTCATGTTCAAGTTGATATGAGTTTATACtattaagataaattattttttatgagaactataaaatacaaacatcTAATTATAgttgatttgtttatttgatgactacacacttttttcaaaaaatctttataaaaaataaaatactcaaatatcaaaaaaaagaaaaaaagaaaaaagaagtaTGGCCAgactcaaataattttttcttcaaaaaattggGAAACACATAtaagtaaaatcaaaaatataacttatatttttcttaatgaGGAAagcttgttttcttttttatatattttgtttaaggtTGTATGTTTAGATGTTTGGGATGTTTAGAACAAAAAGTACATATAACTACAAAAGcatgaaaattacaaataattgataataaacaatttgaatagtgttttaagattttattatatcatttagaaattaaattacatcATTTGTTATTAAGCATGAAACGAGTTAACGTAGAAAAAGATTGTAAGTTTAAATATGGCAATTATAACAGGTATTATGGTTATCGAAATGAAAACACTGATGttgataaaagaatttttttactcCAAAAAGATTGGTTTGAAGGAAAATCATGCTTGGATATTGGTTGCAATGTAGgacattttactttatatattgcaaagttttttgagccaaaacaaattaaaggtgttgatattgattttaacttaattaaagcTGCTCGTGCAAACATACTTCATTATATTGACAACAAAAACTCTCAGAGTCCaaaggttaaaaaaagtaatgaatcAAATGAATCTAATCAAAAAGACGATAAAGCTAAGCAAATAGTAAATGAATCTTTAGTTGTTAATGGTGAACAATTTAATGGCTgcttagaaaaaaaagatgaacaatcattaaaattacaTGAAGATATTACAAAGTGCAAGCATGACGAAAATAGTTCATCCAACTGCATTCACAATGGCAATGGAAATGTGCAAGCAGAACTCCTAAAAAGAGAACAGAAATTTCCATACAATGTCACTTTCATTACTGTaggtattaatatatatatgtatgtatatatttatatatatatatattttgtattacattaatgtttttaagtaaaaaaaatattatcttcaATGTATTCATGagaaatagcaaaaaaaacaacaataaagtaatacaaaatatttttaaaaaaatgtttatgtatttatttgtttgtaacCAAGTATACTTATTGATAAATTTGGATATATAAGTaagagtattaaaaataatatttaaaaaaaatatgctcaCAATTTATTCAACAAGAGAATTTTCTGAAATAAAcacattgaaataaatattacatttttcatatttaaatgtttcttttttcgcatttaacttaaaaatattcttaacaATCCGTAAATCTCCTTTTACAAATAATAGAAAATGGTGTTATCAGTCCTAATACAAAGTGAAGGCATactattagtattaaaaatgttggtttattttattctttttttaactcatGAAAGTTTTAAACCTCCAAGGATGGGCTAAAAATCCCATGTCAGGCAACCACgctttttattattgaattcCATTGACTAAGTTTAAATGAAAAGttggtataaaattttgttaacttCCAACATTTGATTGCTTTATTTGAAATGAGTCACAAATTATCCAAACTTGGGCTTTTAAACAGAGaaattgtttatgattttattgaagGACTCCTGAAAGAAATTGATGGATGCTGATATATGGAtgaatttataacttattattacaATGCTTGCATAACAAGAGTAGAACAAAGATTGTTCTGTATAAATGTAGCAGCTGCAAATTTGctgcttataaaacaaaaagccATATTAACTCCAGCGGGTTGCAAGTTAACTAGAAgttttgctgttttttatatttgttgtataatatgtatattttgctttattaatgTAGCTAGATATTGCTTTATTAATACAGCTGTAACAAGATTTGTATCTTGCATCTTTCTATAGGAAAGGAGTCCCTAGGGAAAATTGCTTTTTGAGgtttaatcataaatttttcaaaatattttattaggaaAACTTTGTACCATCGtctgaaaatcttttaaaatacacAAAAGAAGAGTAtgacattattatttgtttgagCGTTACAAAATGGGTGCAACTAAATTCAGGAGATGAAGGTTTGAAACTTATGTtccgtaaaatatttaaactacttAATCCTGGCGGCAAATTTCTTTTGGAGCCCCAGCCATACAAATCATATAAACGAAGGAAAAATCTTTcggtaaagaattttttttgctatacatacatacatatatatatatatatatatatatatatatatatatatatatatatatatatatatatatatatatatatatatatacaaccctcggaattagggtcagcattcggcaatgccaacctaactgctgacctgaaagtgtttgaggttggcaaaaaattgccgaccttgtttctatattttatggtaagacctttgtatcaaataatttttgctgacctgatgccgacctctaaaagattggggtcggcaaattattgccgacctcatttttccaaattccgagggttgtatatatatatatatatatatatatatatatatatatatatatatatatatatatatatatatatatatatatatatatatattcaggccCCTCACATGTTCTTAAATTcctaatttaataagtttgtctttaaaaaaaatctgaaataaattgttataatttgtCCTGAATATCTTGAggttttaaatcatatattttaatggGGTAAGTACATTCATTAGAAATGCAGGAAAGTAAGCAATCCTGGCCTGTTTGACTTAAGTGTGGTTAGGTAGTTTTTATCAAATGTGCTACATGTAAGCATAGGCAAATTAAGTGATTGCATTTTGCAATATCTGAAAATATTTCTggtcttttcaaaattttcagttttatattttcaaattctcAGTTTTAACATTCTCATTAAAAGCTGTTAACGCTGTTTTAATGAAaggttaaatttattatatttaagacaataaatttataactgCAAATATAGTAAGAGTCAAAACTTACATAACTTAATTTATTGTTAGTTTAAATACATGTTTATTCAAggaaataaataacaaattctGAGATTGATAAACGATTGATAGATAATTATGAGATTGCTGATAAATGGAACTCGACACTAGACAATTAAAAGAAGTAAATGGATTTTTGTCTTGGTAATTGGTCACAAAAGTATAATTGTATTTTGGTTATATATATAGACGCTTTCATATGCCATGCTACAGCTGATCATATAGTATCTGTTGTTCATAAGTTTTTGGATGTATGGGATCTTCAtcctaaatatttattacaatgtTCCATGGATGGATgctaataaattgtttttacagaCTTTTATCTCACTCATACAGCCTTCATAAAAGAAGTTGAGTTAATTCCATTTGATGTTAAGTTATTTGTAAATGATATTTATTCTTGGTTTAAACACTCAGCAACTGGAAGAGAAGACTATAAAGAGTTATACTTGAAGAATTCATGGAATCtgtaaataatttctttcttCCCCCAGTAAGTATACTTGAATACTTCAGCACTAAAGCAgcattaaagatatattttctGGAAAAATTTTCTGTATCCAATAAGTCTTCTTTGAATGTCTTGAGATACAAAAGATTAAAAGTGATGTTAGTGAGTAAATGAGTACCAAGGTATCTGTATTATTTGGTGTCATGTTTGTGTACCAGGGTATCTGTATTATTTGGTGTCTGTAGCCAAGAGTCTAGAAGAGTTTCTAAATAGTTTTCAGAAAGCAGAACACATGTGTTgtacacaaaaataaatgagtTGTTACAGTCACTTTGAGGCAAAGTTCTGAAACAAGAAATTATCTCTGACAAAGTAGGTGAAGAATTAGTTGCATTGACTGTAAAGATTCTAATAACTGGCTCAAACTTACATCTGTTGATATTGGTTTAGCAGCTTGTAGATAACAAGCAGCTTAGACTCAGATGAAAGTAACCAGTCAAAATGTGCAATGAGAAACTCTTTAATTGCTATTGCCATATATCTGCTTTCTATCTATTTTATTCACCAGTAAAAATTTGTATCTTGAAAAACTTATAGTGTATTCATCCGTCATTTAGAACATTAAAGCAGGAAAAGTTGTACATGCAAAGGATGTGTATGGGTTTTGTGAAGGTATCGAGCACTAAATGGTTACCAAAAAATGGATTTTGTATGCTTCGGAAACAGatccaaaattaattttgtggTCAGCATCTGAGAATATTTTACTGTTTCATAATAACGAGTTTCCAGTTTAACAAAATCTGCCTTATGCATTTCAAATAATATCCTGAAATTCAAAGATACTGTGTGGgaggcctaatatatatatatatatatatacacatatacatatatacatatatatatatatatatatatatatatatatatatatatatatatatatatatatatatatatatatatatatatatatatatatatatatatatatatatatatatatatatatatatatatatatatatatatatatatatatatatatatatatatatatatatacacacacatatacatatatacatatatacatacacatatacatatatacatatatatacatataatacatatatatacatatatatatatataatacatatatatacatatatatatatatatatatatatatatatatatatatatatatatatatatatatatatatatatatatacacacacacacacacacacacatatatatatatatatacacacacatatatatatatatacacatatacatatatacatatatacatacacatatacatatatacatatatatacatataatacatatatatacatatatatatatatatatatatatatatacacacacacacacatatatatatatatacatacatatatatatatatatatatacatacatgtatatatatacatacatatatatatatatattatgtataatatacacatatatatatttatatatatatgcgtgtgtgtatatatatgtatatataattatatagatATGTTATTGAATGATTTTGTTGTAGCTTTTGATAATTTATGAATTATGatctttaaatgaattttttagacTGAAATTCGTAATAATTACgataatattaaacttaaacCGGAGGATTATATTAATTTCTTGATTTCTGAAGTTGGCTTTACATCATATACACAACTTGACACACTCAAGCATGACAAACaaggtttttcttttataagttactgttttatatatttaataattttataattttataataatgtattacgtgttttatatattatttaaggCTTTGAAAGACCAGTGTATCTCCTAACTAAAGCTTCGACAGCATTGTAAAAGAACTATCGTATGAAAGATATATAAtacaaagaatatttttttcatatatatgtGCATAAATATTTAGTAACTTTCCAAAGGCTGATTTGCAGCATAcaacaattttatcataaaaaagaaatacactACGTAGTATCATTTATTAAGCATACATATCTTATTTGCTTAGACTGTGTCCATgataactattttttcaaattatttagtGAGCCAGTCTTGCTTGAGCAAATCTTTGCTGTAATAACAAAGCGAGCTTTGGTtgtgttaaattaattttaggatttaaactttatattatgcCATATTTTTGAGTGCAACAGTTttgaaagtaataattttaaattaaaaaaaaaaaaaataccataactAAACTGAACTGACATAGGTAGCCTGTTTATAATTAATTGTGTTaccataaatgtttttgtaaactttgtGAGAAGCACACATTAAACGTTACAATTATTGTTGAATTCCACTGACGTTAAACATCAATTGAAAAACTGGTAGTTATATGggtttatttactttaaatgttTTGCTTATTATactgtttcctttttttaactttaaaatttatttttcttttgcaatTATTTcaaggtacttttttttttcttaataaatttttgccttaagtttttttgaaatcaaattgACGACGTTTTGCATGTTTTGATTTCTCGTTTTAacgatttttttgttaaaataatgtttttatttcgtGCTTTGACGACACTTTAATTCCTTGATTCGacgattttttgttttgataacgTCTTTATTTCGTGTTTTGACAACGTCTTTAGTTCTTATTTTgacaatgtttttgtttagttattaaaaaatgaatgttgACGATAAATTGGTTGAACATATAGTGGAAGATCAAAGTTCAAAtgatagaaaaaaacttttagctGAAGCTCGTAAAAGATTCCTTCATCTTCTCTTAGCTAGTcaaggaaaaaatatttctttttctctttATGAGAACACAAAAGTTTCTGGAATATTTGAAGGAGTTGATATTGGCTTTGAAAATATAGCCGTCAGTAAACTTAAAACTCCTATCGCTGTTTATGAATCGGCTCTTATTCAAGTTACTGATATAATATCGTTTCAAATCGATTTTTAAACTCtataataatattgatgaaaaattacataatatatttaacatataattaCTTAATAATGATCTTAAATTGCTTAAGAATTCATacttatttataactttacGATAATACTATTaccaaatttttgataaaaattaaaagattattttacggatttttttattattatcgagtttaagtaattattatattgaatacaattttattatttaaacccGCTTCTACTCTTTTTCTACATTTAAagtacttgaaaaaaaaatctaatttgtGTCTAGGATGTTCAAAATTTGCCATTAACgattttatctatttataagATCTCATACGTAATTATACGATCGATTTATACGATTCTTACACGATATAATTATACGATCTTAAAACGatgctatttatttataagatcttataaatctttacattgttgtttctaattttatttcacaaaaagtttataattatttaaattcgtTCCTTAAGGTATATTGGCTAAAggctaaattgtttttttttaattagttcctcctttaatgttcttttttcttgccactaaatgaaaataaatattaggtaattaatgtttttaatttttattttttttttatttttgaaaaaaaaacataaacaacgTCCAGCACCCA is drawn from Hydra vulgaris chromosome 07, alternate assembly HydraT2T_AEP and contains these coding sequences:
- the LOC100215353 gene encoding 7SK snRNA methylphosphate capping enzyme isoform X2; this encodes MKRVNVEKDCKFKYGNYNRYYGYRNENTDVDKRIFLLQKDWFEGKSCLDIGCNVGHFTLYIAKFFEPKQIKGVDIDFNLIKAARANILHYIDNKNSQSPKVKKSNESNESNQKDDKAKQIVNESLVVNGEQFNGCLEKKDEQSLKLHEDITKCKHDENSSSNCIHNGNGNVQAELLKREQKFPYNVTFITENFVPSSENLLKYTKEEYDIIICLSVTKWVQLNSGDEGLKLMFRKIFKLLNPGGKFLLEPQPYKSYKRRKNLSTEIRNNYDNIKLKPEDYINFLISEVGFTSYTQLDTLKHDKQGFERPVYLLTKASTAL